From a single Methylacidiphilum kamchatkense Kam1 genomic region:
- a CDS encoding ABC transporter permease yields the protein MILFILRRLLALIPLLLGVTFMVFFLMSLTQTNYLTPLKAERDISPQMIEALEKKFGLDKPWYERYFLWLNNVLHGDFGYSWIYKMSVIELLMQRVQATLLLNLSSLLLAWCIAIPIGVLSAIYKDSLLDRLSSFLAYLSISFPEFFLALLAVYFAARTGWFPIGGLTSIEYPFLSPLDKFLDIAYHLVLPTLVLGIGGIANMMRIMRGSFLDAIRADYVLTARAKGLPENAVMFRHVLRNAINPLISTFGYVIAGLLSGSLLVENIMNYPGIGQLIYSALMKQDQFVVLGSVVFSCLLLVLGNLIADILLAWVDPRIVHHE from the coding sequence ATGATTTTATTTATCCTCCGCAGGCTATTAGCTCTTATTCCTCTTTTGCTTGGGGTTACTTTTATGGTTTTTTTCTTAATGTCTTTGACCCAAACTAACTATTTAACCCCCTTGAAGGCTGAAAGAGATATCAGTCCTCAAATGATTGAGGCATTGGAAAAGAAATTTGGTTTGGATAAACCATGGTACGAACGGTATTTCCTTTGGCTAAACAACGTGCTTCATGGTGATTTTGGTTACTCTTGGATTTATAAGATGTCTGTGATCGAGTTGCTGATGCAAAGAGTACAAGCCACCCTTTTGTTGAATCTCAGTTCTCTATTACTAGCCTGGTGCATTGCTATACCAATTGGCGTATTGTCTGCGATTTACAAAGATTCTTTACTCGATCGACTCAGTTCTTTTTTAGCGTACCTTTCCATTTCTTTTCCGGAATTTTTTTTAGCCCTCCTCGCCGTTTACTTTGCCGCTCGAACTGGGTGGTTCCCCATTGGCGGATTAACCTCCATAGAGTATCCCTTTCTTTCTCCTCTAGACAAATTCCTGGACATAGCCTATCATCTTGTGCTTCCTACCCTTGTCCTCGGTATCGGAGGGATTGCCAACATGATGCGGATAATGAGAGGTAGTTTTTTAGATGCGATCCGTGCTGATTACGTGTTAACGGCCAGAGCCAAAGGACTTCCTGAAAATGCTGTTATGTTCAGGCACGTGCTACGCAATGCAATCAACCCGTTAATCAGTACCTTTGGTTATGTTATTGCTGGGCTATTGAGCGGTTCTCTTTTAGTGGAAAACATAATGAACTATCCAGGAATTGGACAGCTGATTTATTCCGCTTTGATGAAACAGGACCAATTTGTGGTGCTAGGCTCCGTAGTCTTTAGTTGTCTGTTATTAGTTTTAGGGAATTTAATTGCAGATATTCTTTTGGCTTGGGTCGATCCCCGAATCGTCCATCATGAATGA
- a CDS encoding polyribonucleotide nucleotidyltransferase: MPEYVNVKRNIGDQSIIFETGKLAKMADGSVTVSYGETAVLVTVVSVTELKEDQDFLPLQVEYREKAAAAGRFPGGYFRKEGRPTDKEILTSRMIDRPLRPLFPTGYFYETQILGTLLSADGQNDPDILAINGASAALMLSDVPFNGPVGAVRIGQIDGRWIINPTHREREISDVDLVYVGSEHYPLMIEGSAREFPEEEFIKALAFAHQSIQELISAQKELAEKAGKPKRQCLLFKENVEITKWIADLFSHQIEAALYVPSKTLRHNSLAKIKQEISEKIIQSFPHATPMEISWSFDLLQREIFRRNVLTTQKRCDGRGLEDLRPITIETSIFPRSHGSALFSRGETQALCMATLASLNEAQELDAYGGGEQSKRFLLHYFFPPFSVGEVGKVFGQSRREIGHGALAERSLLPVIPSETDFPYAIRVSSEILESNGSTSMATVCGGSLALMDAGVPLKANVAGISVGLVKGGEDDFDWSHYCLLTDIIGLEDHYGDMDFKIAGTKKGITGFQLDLKLKGIPLEVMEKAVFQSKRARLIILEHMDKVINVARPEISKHAPRIEKIKIHPDKIGLLIGPGGKTIKRISAESGAEITIEDDGTVLIYSSSAESLESARAMIEDMVGEVTVGGLYRSKVVSVKDFGCFIEIKGKGEGLVHISELSDTPVRRVDQVVRVGEEIWVKCIGVDEKGRYKFSRKAAMKELQSKGIG; encoded by the coding sequence ATGCCAGAATATGTAAATGTAAAGAGAAATATTGGAGATCAGTCGATCATCTTTGAAACGGGCAAACTCGCAAAAATGGCTGATGGATCTGTGACGGTGTCCTATGGGGAAACAGCCGTTTTGGTAACGGTGGTATCCGTAACGGAATTAAAAGAAGATCAGGATTTTTTACCCTTACAGGTTGAGTATAGAGAAAAAGCAGCAGCAGCGGGGAGATTCCCAGGCGGCTACTTTAGAAAAGAAGGGAGGCCTACCGATAAGGAAATTTTGACTTCTCGAATGATAGACAGACCCCTGCGCCCTCTTTTCCCAACAGGCTATTTTTACGAAACGCAGATCTTAGGTACACTGCTTTCCGCTGACGGGCAAAATGACCCTGATATTTTAGCTATCAATGGCGCTTCGGCTGCTTTGATGCTTTCGGATGTTCCTTTTAACGGTCCGGTTGGGGCTGTGCGTATCGGTCAAATTGATGGTCGCTGGATTATCAATCCCACGCACCGAGAAAGAGAGATAAGCGATGTTGATCTCGTTTATGTTGGTAGTGAACATTATCCGTTGATGATCGAAGGGAGTGCTAGGGAGTTCCCAGAAGAAGAATTTATCAAAGCATTGGCATTCGCGCATCAGAGCATTCAAGAGTTAATTTCTGCACAGAAAGAGCTTGCGGAAAAGGCGGGGAAACCTAAAAGGCAATGTCTCTTGTTTAAGGAGAATGTGGAAATAACGAAGTGGATTGCCGATCTATTTTCCCATCAAATTGAAGCGGCTTTGTATGTTCCTTCTAAGACTTTGAGACACAATAGCTTAGCAAAGATCAAGCAAGAAATTTCTGAAAAAATTATTCAGAGCTTCCCTCATGCTACTCCAATGGAAATTAGTTGGTCTTTTGATCTTCTTCAAAGAGAGATTTTCCGGAGGAATGTCTTAACGACGCAAAAACGGTGTGATGGTCGAGGGCTTGAGGATCTTAGACCGATTACAATTGAGACTTCTATTTTTCCCCGTTCCCATGGTTCAGCCTTATTTTCTCGAGGAGAAACCCAGGCTCTTTGCATGGCAACCCTTGCTTCATTGAATGAAGCGCAGGAACTTGACGCTTATGGAGGAGGGGAACAGAGCAAGCGATTTTTACTCCATTATTTTTTCCCCCCTTTTAGTGTGGGGGAGGTAGGAAAAGTATTTGGTCAGAGTCGTCGAGAAATTGGACATGGAGCTTTGGCTGAAAGGTCTTTGCTGCCTGTCATTCCTTCAGAAACGGATTTCCCTTATGCGATTAGAGTAAGTTCTGAAATATTGGAGTCGAATGGCTCCACGTCGATGGCAACGGTCTGTGGGGGAAGTTTGGCACTAATGGATGCGGGCGTGCCTCTCAAGGCTAATGTCGCTGGGATTTCTGTAGGATTGGTCAAAGGTGGAGAGGATGATTTTGACTGGTCTCATTACTGTCTTTTGACGGATATCATTGGTCTTGAAGATCATTATGGGGACATGGATTTTAAAATAGCGGGTACTAAAAAAGGGATCACCGGTTTTCAGTTGGACTTGAAGCTCAAAGGTATTCCTTTGGAGGTGATGGAAAAAGCTGTATTTCAGTCCAAGAGGGCTCGGCTGATCATACTCGAACACATGGATAAAGTCATTAATGTGGCTCGACCAGAAATTTCTAAACATGCCCCACGGATAGAAAAGATTAAGATTCATCCGGATAAAATTGGTCTTTTGATTGGACCTGGAGGAAAGACTATCAAGAGGATTTCTGCAGAATCTGGGGCCGAAATTACTATTGAAGATGATGGGACGGTGTTGATTTACAGCTCTTCAGCAGAAAGTTTAGAAAGCGCAAGAGCTATGATCGAGGATATGGTTGGAGAAGTGACGGTAGGGGGATTGTATAGAAGCAAGGTTGTTTCGGTTAAGGATTTTGGATGTTTCATTGAAATAAAGGGAAAAGGAGAAGGATTGGTCCATATCTCTGAGCTATCGGATACACCGGTTCGCAGAGTGGATCAAGTGGTGAGAGTGGGAGAAGAAATTTGGGTAAAATGTATAGGGGTCGATGAGAAAGGTCGCTATAAATTTAGTAGGAAAGCGGCAATGAAAGAGCTGCAATCCAAAGGAATTGGATAA
- a CDS encoding redoxin domain-containing protein, whose product MALAVGSLAPDFTLCSKYPEGIKQVHLKEELSQKNVVLLFFPMAFTPVCTQEMCTMTASINEYTQLDAKVFGISVDNPFAQEAWAKQEGIKIPLLSDLNKVVCKAYDVLLPSLMGIGDVAARAVYLIDRNQKIRYVEVTPTPLELPSFERLKEALKTVASQ is encoded by the coding sequence ATGGCACTGGCAGTTGGCAGTCTGGCTCCAGATTTTACCCTTTGTTCTAAATACCCAGAAGGAATAAAACAAGTTCATTTAAAGGAAGAGCTATCTCAAAAGAATGTAGTGTTGCTTTTTTTCCCTATGGCCTTTACTCCCGTTTGCACCCAGGAGATGTGCACCATGACCGCTTCTATCAATGAGTATACACAGCTCGATGCGAAGGTTTTTGGAATCAGTGTTGATAACCCTTTTGCTCAAGAAGCTTGGGCAAAGCAGGAGGGGATCAAAATCCCTTTGCTTTCGGATTTGAACAAAGTAGTTTGCAAAGCTTATGATGTTTTGTTGCCCTCCTTAATGGGTATTGGGGATGTGGCGGCACGTGCTGTCTATCTTATCGATAGGAATCAGAAGATCCGCTATGTGGAAGTGACTCCAACGCCTCTTGAGTTGCCTAGCTTTGAACGGTTAAAAGAAGCCCTGAAGACTGTGGCTTCCCAGTAA
- a CDS encoding ABC transporter permease, producing MNEKRSYIKELLRNPFGGSACLILLFLYLIAILAPFLAPYEPSDQDLKKTYHPPTKIYWHSARFVVARYKNVDPSSATYKVIEGEFCPLKWFVHGYAYRLLGIFPSDIHLFGVDKPDRVYLLGSDNTGRDVFSRLVYGSQVSLSIGLIGVSITMILGLLIGGLSGYYGGWFDNVVMRLTEFLMAVPALYLLLALRGIFGVKFSSAQVYFLIVIILSFIGWAGFARVIRGLVLSLRSQTFVDAAVVLGQSSIKILLKHLLPNLASYLLVSAALSIPGYILGEAALSFLGLGIQEPSASWGLMLAQAQDMKVFMLNFWWLLTPGIAILITVVAFNMLGDVLRDLVDPKFRIYQTKRG from the coding sequence ATGAATGAGAAAAGATCTTATATTAAAGAACTATTGAGAAATCCGTTTGGGGGTTCTGCTTGCCTCATCCTTTTGTTTTTGTATCTTATTGCCATTTTGGCTCCTTTTCTAGCACCCTACGAACCTTCCGACCAAGATCTAAAGAAAACCTATCATCCACCGACAAAAATTTATTGGCACTCAGCTAGATTCGTTGTGGCACGTTACAAAAATGTAGATCCATCATCGGCGACTTATAAAGTGATCGAGGGAGAATTTTGTCCTCTCAAATGGTTCGTTCATGGATATGCCTACCGATTGCTTGGAATTTTTCCTTCTGATATCCATCTTTTTGGGGTAGATAAGCCAGATCGAGTTTATTTGTTAGGAAGCGATAATACGGGAAGAGATGTTTTTTCAAGATTGGTCTATGGCTCTCAAGTTTCCTTGAGCATCGGACTAATTGGGGTGTCTATTACCATGATCCTAGGCCTATTGATCGGTGGGCTCTCAGGGTATTATGGAGGATGGTTCGACAATGTAGTGATGCGGCTAACTGAGTTCTTAATGGCCGTACCGGCTCTTTATCTCTTACTGGCTTTGAGAGGCATCTTTGGGGTGAAATTTAGTTCTGCCCAGGTCTACTTCCTTATCGTTATCATATTAAGTTTCATTGGTTGGGCAGGATTTGCCAGAGTGATTAGGGGATTGGTCCTTTCCCTACGGTCCCAAACCTTTGTCGATGCAGCCGTTGTTCTAGGACAATCCTCAATTAAGATCCTACTCAAACACCTCCTACCTAACCTGGCGAGTTATTTGCTTGTGTCGGCCGCTTTATCGATTCCTGGATATATTTTAGGAGAAGCAGCTTTGAGCTTTCTTGGCCTTGGTATTCAGGAACCTTCTGCTTCCTGGGGGCTTATGCTAGCACAAGCTCAGGATATGAAGGTTTTTATGCTTAATTTCTGGTGGCTGTTGACTCCTGGAATTGCTATTTTGATAACCGTGGTAGCTTTTAATATGCTAGGCGATGTGCTTCGGGACCTTGTGGATCCAAAATTTCGTATTTATCAAACCAAAAGAGGCTAA
- a CDS encoding ABC transporter ATP-binding protein encodes MLLQVEDLHVHFLTQSGEIPALRGVSFSIDKAESVAIVGESGSGKSVTALSLTKLLESPPAIYKKGKILYEGVDLLALSQKELRKYRGGEIAYVFQEPSTSLNPVYSIGFQLLEAIELHQPHLKDKKSVGLEVLEKVGIVDSQRVWKSYPHELSGGMQQRVMIAMALLCKPKLLVADEPTTALDVTIQAQILELFAKIQKDLAMSVLLITHNFGIVKGFSDRVVVMFRGQVVEEGPTEKVIYSPSHPYTKALIDCVPRLGEKGKRLRAIDYSLIESSLNL; translated from the coding sequence ATGCTTCTTCAAGTAGAAGACCTTCATGTCCATTTCTTAACCCAGTCCGGTGAAATCCCTGCCCTGCGTGGTGTAAGTTTTTCGATAGATAAGGCAGAGTCGGTTGCTATAGTCGGGGAAAGTGGAAGTGGTAAATCGGTGACCGCACTGTCTTTGACAAAACTTTTGGAGAGTCCCCCTGCTATATACAAAAAAGGGAAAATTCTTTATGAGGGAGTAGACCTATTGGCATTGTCGCAAAAAGAATTGCGAAAGTATCGTGGCGGAGAAATCGCTTATGTTTTTCAAGAACCCTCAACCTCTTTGAATCCAGTCTATTCAATTGGTTTTCAACTTTTGGAGGCTATTGAACTACACCAACCTCATCTCAAAGACAAGAAGTCCGTTGGCTTAGAGGTACTGGAAAAGGTAGGGATCGTTGATAGTCAAAGGGTCTGGAAAAGCTATCCACATGAACTGAGTGGGGGCATGCAGCAAAGAGTGATGATCGCCATGGCCCTGTTATGTAAACCAAAGCTTCTTGTTGCTGATGAGCCCACTACAGCCCTAGATGTCACCATCCAAGCGCAGATACTAGAACTTTTCGCTAAAATTCAGAAGGATCTGGCCATGTCTGTGTTGTTGATTACCCATAATTTTGGTATCGTCAAAGGCTTTTCGGATCGAGTGGTGGTGATGTTCAGAGGACAAGTCGTAGAAGAAGGACCAACTGAAAAAGTAATTTATTCCCCCTCCCATCCCTATACCAAGGCTTTGATTGATTGTGTCCCAAGACTTGGAGAAAAAGGGAAAAGATTGCGTGCGATCGATTATTCGTTAATAGAATCTTCCCTGAATTTATGA
- a CDS encoding translocation/assembly module TamB domain-containing protein — protein sequence MYKNLAYLVVILSLLFVGLIVSFFSIIDGYIASQGFRTFLSQKITEAIQVEGSFEPLHLQGNLLLTDKYTGRGKPSSPIESIVGSNIECQLLLRKIFSGFWYIELLNVNNLEVVFKEQLPKELSTGSPNLSLASYNETDSPHKEAFYKNLIPTKVELKRVVINNCTLKWPKQIVGGGKLDSMSVELLKSSGTDMWTAQGKGGHLTFGSLDPLTIKELFLKIFSDGLYISKFVVVSQPHGRIEANGEWKWASKEKNMELTLDSLPLPLFLPASWKGKIDGDINGKTFLSQSPTMETSLEGTIYLKNGVIEALPLLASLALLGTTNRLPIDIGKANLFVSKSKTELSNIEMECKGKIRIEGQIEVIGDQIYGKLFTGINPEQLAFMPGAKEKVFSQEKNGYQWTTVNISGSLQNPKEDLSPRLTAAATQTIKESAGQIIQSALDFIKKIQKKSPSN from the coding sequence ATGTACAAGAATTTAGCTTATTTGGTTGTAATACTCTCATTGCTTTTCGTAGGCCTCATCGTGAGCTTTTTTTCTATCATAGACGGATATATTGCTAGTCAAGGGTTTAGAACATTTCTTTCTCAAAAAATCACCGAAGCCATTCAGGTAGAAGGTAGTTTTGAGCCACTGCATCTACAGGGAAATCTCCTCTTAACCGATAAGTATACCGGTAGAGGAAAACCATCCAGTCCCATCGAAAGCATAGTCGGATCAAACATCGAATGCCAGCTTTTGCTGCGAAAAATTTTTTCTGGTTTTTGGTACATAGAACTGCTCAATGTGAACAATCTAGAAGTCGTTTTTAAAGAACAATTGCCTAAAGAACTTTCCACTGGCTCTCCAAATCTATCCTTAGCCTCTTATAATGAAACAGACTCTCCGCATAAAGAAGCTTTTTATAAAAATTTGATCCCAACAAAAGTGGAATTGAAGAGGGTTGTTATCAACAACTGCACTTTAAAATGGCCTAAACAAATCGTCGGAGGAGGCAAACTGGACAGTATGTCAGTAGAGCTCTTGAAATCTTCTGGAACGGATATGTGGACAGCTCAAGGGAAAGGAGGACATCTTACTTTTGGTTCTTTGGATCCGCTCACAATCAAAGAACTATTCCTAAAAATTTTTTCTGATGGGCTCTATATCTCCAAGTTTGTTGTGGTTAGTCAACCTCACGGCCGGATAGAAGCCAATGGCGAATGGAAATGGGCAAGCAAAGAAAAAAATATGGAACTAACTTTAGACTCCCTGCCGCTGCCCCTCTTTCTGCCTGCATCGTGGAAAGGAAAAATAGACGGGGATATCAATGGGAAAACTTTCTTGAGCCAATCGCCAACAATGGAGACTTCTCTTGAGGGGACGATTTATTTGAAAAATGGAGTGATCGAAGCACTTCCCTTGTTAGCATCTTTAGCTCTTCTAGGGACAACAAATAGACTACCTATTGATATAGGCAAAGCAAACCTTTTTGTTTCAAAAAGCAAAACGGAACTTTCCAATATTGAAATGGAATGTAAAGGAAAAATCAGAATCGAAGGTCAAATCGAAGTGATAGGAGATCAAATTTATGGGAAGCTCTTCACAGGGATTAATCCAGAACAGCTTGCATTCATGCCTGGAGCTAAAGAAAAGGTTTTTTCCCAAGAAAAGAACGGCTACCAATGGACCACGGTGAATATTAGTGGATCCCTACAAAATCCTAAAGAAGATTTGTCTCCAAGACTTACCGCAGCTGCTACACAAACAATTAAAGAAAGTGCAGGCCAAATCATTCAATCCGCTTTGGATTTTATAAAAAAAATCCAAAAGAAAAGTCCTTCCAATTAA
- a CDS encoding 6-phosphofructokinase, with translation MKRFRIGVLTSGGDCPGLNAAIRAVVCSAELLGWEVYGFIDGFEGLISPVRYQILHEEDTQGIVALGGTILGTTNRGRFTTKTGIGEVLRLPKHLIDEVKETLEGLEIGALICVGGDGSLTAAQQLYEERVPIVGVPKTIDNDLSATDYSFGFYSAVEFVCRAMDRLRTTAASHRRVMVVEVMGRYTGWIALYGGLAGGANVILIPEMPFEYEKIAYHIRRRIAEGSHQTMIVVAEGAHPKDEQYYILEEEVHLKKEARFGGIGRHLEKVIMKMTGQETRAVVLGHLQRGGEPTAFDRNLGMMFGAAAVDLIREKRFGYMVSYRNGKIGSVPIYEAIKELKKVDLNCSEIQTARALGISFGCE, from the coding sequence ATGAAACGTTTTCGAATAGGAGTGCTGACCAGTGGAGGAGATTGTCCAGGACTGAATGCGGCTATCAGAGCAGTGGTGTGTTCTGCGGAGCTCCTTGGATGGGAAGTTTATGGGTTTATTGACGGATTTGAAGGGCTTATTTCACCGGTTCGGTATCAAATTTTACATGAAGAAGATACACAGGGCATAGTAGCCTTGGGGGGGACCATTCTTGGAACTACGAATCGAGGCAGATTCACGACGAAGACGGGGATTGGAGAGGTCTTAAGGTTACCCAAACATCTCATTGACGAGGTGAAAGAGACGCTTGAGGGACTGGAAATAGGAGCACTAATTTGTGTGGGCGGGGATGGGTCTCTGACGGCTGCGCAGCAACTATACGAGGAAAGAGTACCCATTGTGGGAGTCCCCAAAACTATTGATAATGACTTGTCGGCAACGGATTATTCTTTTGGATTTTATTCGGCTGTGGAATTTGTGTGTCGAGCCATGGATAGGCTAAGGACCACTGCTGCTAGTCATAGGCGGGTGATGGTTGTTGAGGTTATGGGCCGGTACACCGGATGGATTGCGCTCTATGGGGGGCTTGCAGGGGGGGCCAATGTGATATTGATTCCTGAAATGCCTTTTGAATATGAGAAAATAGCCTATCATATCCGCAGGCGAATTGCTGAAGGCAGTCATCAGACAATGATTGTCGTGGCCGAAGGGGCGCATCCCAAAGATGAGCAGTATTATATTCTGGAGGAAGAAGTCCATTTAAAGAAAGAAGCTCGGTTTGGAGGCATAGGCAGGCATCTAGAAAAAGTCATCATGAAAATGACCGGCCAAGAAACTCGAGCTGTTGTCCTTGGGCATCTTCAACGGGGGGGGGAGCCAACAGCCTTTGATAGAAACTTAGGGATGATGTTTGGAGCGGCTGCTGTTGATTTAATCAGAGAAAAAAGGTTTGGCTACATGGTCAGTTACAGGAATGGGAAGATTGGTTCTGTGCCTATTTATGAAGCTATTAAAGAATTGAAAAAGGTGGATTTGAACTGCTCAGAAATTCAGACGGCCAGAGCTCTTGGTATCTCTTTTGGTTGCGAATAG
- the rpsO gene encoding 30S ribosomal protein S15 codes for MEEEIEKHKLIEQFRLHEKDTGSAVVQIALLTNKIQRLTTHLKNNSKDHSSRRGLLRMVNRRRKLLNYLNRTEPEKYREMLNRLSLRK; via the coding sequence ATGGAAGAAGAAATTGAAAAACACAAGCTCATTGAGCAGTTCAGACTGCATGAAAAAGACACGGGCTCTGCCGTTGTTCAGATTGCTTTGCTTACAAATAAGATTCAGCGGTTGACAACGCATCTCAAAAATAACAGCAAAGACCATAGTTCAAGAAGAGGACTTCTTCGGATGGTAAATAGGAGACGGAAGCTCCTGAATTATCTGAATCGAACAGAGCCGGAAAAGTATCGTGAAATGCTAAACCGGCTTTCACTGAGAAAATAA
- a CDS encoding 4-hydroxy-3-methylbut-2-enyl diphosphate reductase: protein MTEKIQQKTSKVNLRTPEVMNLVKAEVESHYRSPLVEYLRTTGRYLSGGGITVKLAKAFGFCYGVERAIDLAYATTKVFPTKRIYLLGEIIHNPEVNDQLTAMGIKRLQAVQGRYSLDGLTADDVVIIPAFGAEVETMKRIQQIGCQIVDTTCGDVMTVWKRVRQYRNEGATSIIHGKAWHEETKATASRAIGEDGNGQYLVVYNLEETDYVCNYIRYGGDKQEFLQKFKGAVSPGFDPDIHLRYVGVANQTTMMRGETEEVQRRICKAIEDRYGKENLHKHFRFFDTICGATQERQDALLDMLDREKLDLLIVVGGYNSSNTSHLAEIGESRLPTYFIKNAEKLISSRQIRHWNLHEGREVITEGWLGEGEINVGITAGASCPNNLIEETIQRLFELRGIGVESLLANSK, encoded by the coding sequence ATGACCGAAAAGATTCAGCAGAAAACATCAAAAGTCAATTTAAGAACTCCTGAGGTAATGAACCTCGTAAAGGCTGAAGTCGAAAGCCATTATCGTAGTCCTCTTGTGGAATATTTACGTACTACAGGCCGATATCTTTCCGGTGGGGGTATTACAGTCAAACTGGCCAAGGCCTTTGGATTTTGTTATGGGGTAGAAAGAGCGATTGATCTGGCCTATGCCACCACCAAGGTATTTCCTACCAAACGGATCTATTTGCTTGGTGAAATTATCCATAATCCCGAAGTCAATGATCAGCTGACGGCTATGGGGATAAAAAGGCTGCAGGCGGTGCAAGGTCGGTATTCTTTAGATGGGCTCACAGCCGATGACGTAGTGATCATCCCTGCCTTTGGTGCGGAAGTAGAAACGATGAAAAGAATTCAGCAGATAGGCTGTCAGATTGTTGATACTACTTGTGGGGATGTTATGACTGTCTGGAAACGAGTAAGACAGTATCGCAACGAAGGGGCGACTTCGATTATCCATGGCAAGGCTTGGCATGAAGAAACAAAAGCGACTGCTTCTCGAGCCATAGGAGAAGATGGGAACGGTCAATACCTTGTCGTTTATAACCTAGAAGAAACCGATTATGTCTGTAACTACATCCGTTATGGAGGGGATAAGCAAGAGTTTCTGCAAAAATTCAAAGGCGCAGTTTCTCCAGGTTTTGATCCCGACATCCACCTGCGTTACGTAGGGGTTGCCAATCAGACGACCATGATGCGTGGAGAAACAGAAGAGGTGCAACGTCGGATCTGTAAAGCCATTGAGGATAGGTATGGAAAAGAAAATCTTCATAAGCATTTTCGGTTCTTTGATACCATTTGTGGTGCGACTCAGGAAAGACAAGATGCTTTGTTGGATATGCTTGATCGGGAGAAACTCGATCTGTTGATAGTGGTTGGTGGCTATAACAGTAGTAATACGTCTCATTTAGCTGAAATTGGGGAAAGTAGGCTGCCAACTTATTTCATTAAAAATGCTGAAAAATTAATCTCATCCCGGCAGATTCGACATTGGAACTTGCATGAAGGCAGAGAAGTGATTACGGAAGGATGGTTAGGTGAAGGGGAAATCAATGTCGGGATTACGGCGGGAGCTTCGTGTCCCAATAATTTAATCGAAGAAACGATTCAAAGACTCTTTGAACTCCGTGGGATCGGAGTCGAATCCCTACTGGCTAACTCTAAGTAG